A stretch of Arctopsyche grandis isolate Sample6627 chromosome 9, ASM5162203v2, whole genome shotgun sequence DNA encodes these proteins:
- the Ugalt gene encoding UDP-galactose transporter isoform X2, with amino-acid sequence MLKTNNNSIKYLSLVVLTVQNAALGLSMRYARTRSIEMFSAAAAVLMAEVIKLIVCVVLVILESGSTRKGLQSIKATVVDQPYDTLKICVPSLLYIAQNNLLYISASNLDAATYQVTYQLKILTTAFFAVFVLGRVLKKWQWFALGLLALGVALVQLSSNSTPTVSTNMQEQSKVIGFSAALTACFISGFAGIYFEKMLKGSDISVWMRNVQLSLLSLPFGAITYMLSSGSSSRLLAGFDAFVWYLVVLQAGGGLIVAVVVKYADNILKGFATSLAIVISCVASMYIFDFILTAQFSLGTCLVISSIFLYGYEPKKSENIHSSLKV; translated from the exons ATGCTCAAAACTAACAATA attcaataaaatatttgagtCTTGTAGTATTGACGGTTCAAAATGCCGCACTGGGACTCAGCATGCGGTATGCACGAACCAGAAGCATCGAGATGTTTTCGGCGGCGgctg CCGTATTGATGGCAgaggtaataaaattaatagtatgtgTTGTGCTCGTCATATTGGAGTCGGGCAGTACCCGCAAAGGTCTACAATCCATCAAAGCTACTGTCGTCGATCAGCCGTATgatacattaaaaatttgcgTCCCTTCATTGTTGTATATTGCACAAAATAATCTACTTTATATATCTGCTTCGAATCTTGATGCAGCAACATATCAG GTAACATaccaattgaaaatattaacaaCGGCGTTTTTTGCTGTCTTTGTCTTGGGTAGAGTGTTGAAAAAATGGCAATGGTTTGCGCTAGGTTTACTAGCCCTCGGAGTAGCTTTAGTTCAACTTTCATCAAACTCAACACCGACTGTGTCCACAAACATGCAAGAACAATCGAAAGTTATAGGGTTCAGTGCAGCTTTGACTGCTTGTTTCATATCAGGATTTGCCGGAATATATTTCGAAAAGATGCTCAAAGGATCCGACATTTCA GTTTGGATGCGAAATGTACAGCTAAGTCTGCTATCTTTGCCATTTGGAGCCATCACATATATGTTAAGCAGTGGTTCCAGCAGTAGACTTTTAGCCGGATTTGATGCGTTCGTGTGGTATCTTGTGGTATTACAGGCAGGAGGTGGTTTAATAGTGGCCGTGGTTGTAAAATACGCCGATAATATCTTAAAGGGCTTTGCAACCTCACTGGCCATTGTAATTTCTTGCGTGGCGTCCATGTACATATTCGATTTCATTCTGACTGCGCAATTTTCTTTGGGTACATGCCTAGTCATCAGCTCAATCTTTTTGTATGGCTATGAGCCCAAGAAGTCGGAGAACATTCACAGCTCGTTGAAAgtctaa
- the Ugalt gene encoding UDP-galactose transporter isoform X1, with protein MKRRQTKVRASPSAISRSQTSHAESHSIKYLSLVVLTVQNAALGLSMRYARTRSIEMFSAAAAVLMAEVIKLIVCVVLVILESGSTRKGLQSIKATVVDQPYDTLKICVPSLLYIAQNNLLYISASNLDAATYQVTYQLKILTTAFFAVFVLGRVLKKWQWFALGLLALGVALVQLSSNSTPTVSTNMQEQSKVIGFSAALTACFISGFAGIYFEKMLKGSDISVWMRNVQLSLLSLPFGAITYMLSSGSSSRLLAGFDAFVWYLVVLQAGGGLIVAVVVKYADNILKGFATSLAIVISCVASMYIFDFILTAQFSLGTCLVISSIFLYGYEPKKSENIHSSLKV; from the exons ATGAAGAGACGTCAAACCAAAGTCAGAGCCTCTCCGAGTGCCATCTCACGCAGCCAAACGTCTCACGCAGAATCAC attcaataaaatatttgagtCTTGTAGTATTGACGGTTCAAAATGCCGCACTGGGACTCAGCATGCGGTATGCACGAACCAGAAGCATCGAGATGTTTTCGGCGGCGgctg CCGTATTGATGGCAgaggtaataaaattaatagtatgtgTTGTGCTCGTCATATTGGAGTCGGGCAGTACCCGCAAAGGTCTACAATCCATCAAAGCTACTGTCGTCGATCAGCCGTATgatacattaaaaatttgcgTCCCTTCATTGTTGTATATTGCACAAAATAATCTACTTTATATATCTGCTTCGAATCTTGATGCAGCAACATATCAG GTAACATaccaattgaaaatattaacaaCGGCGTTTTTTGCTGTCTTTGTCTTGGGTAGAGTGTTGAAAAAATGGCAATGGTTTGCGCTAGGTTTACTAGCCCTCGGAGTAGCTTTAGTTCAACTTTCATCAAACTCAACACCGACTGTGTCCACAAACATGCAAGAACAATCGAAAGTTATAGGGTTCAGTGCAGCTTTGACTGCTTGTTTCATATCAGGATTTGCCGGAATATATTTCGAAAAGATGCTCAAAGGATCCGACATTTCA GTTTGGATGCGAAATGTACAGCTAAGTCTGCTATCTTTGCCATTTGGAGCCATCACATATATGTTAAGCAGTGGTTCCAGCAGTAGACTTTTAGCCGGATTTGATGCGTTCGTGTGGTATCTTGTGGTATTACAGGCAGGAGGTGGTTTAATAGTGGCCGTGGTTGTAAAATACGCCGATAATATCTTAAAGGGCTTTGCAACCTCACTGGCCATTGTAATTTCTTGCGTGGCGTCCATGTACATATTCGATTTCATTCTGACTGCGCAATTTTCTTTGGGTACATGCCTAGTCATCAGCTCAATCTTTTTGTATGGCTATGAGCCCAAGAAGTCGGAGAACATTCACAGCTCGTTGAAAgtctaa
- the LOC143917422 gene encoding endothelial lipase-like — translation MNWTSSTTFLELHPCNFFLSLELKIWFGPQSVYDFTFSSTSTDSLKINLVVGSPSAYHIYNISQAISLLSDKAFRKDYKTVLFVHGYTDRPDGLAAPKLVAAYQTRGKHNILLLNCNSLTGFEYFRSSRAVRYIGKRLGNVLSQFYKSKFNMDTLDLVGHSLGAQILGFAGKSYLKSTGKLLPRITALDVAAVCFKGLNNDERLFKGDAEFVQVLHTNAGGMGMRVPVGDIDFYINGGNNQPPLFGLICLWTCSHNRAVDIWKFAVENQNKFVGTQCFNLKEIDRDRCFKKGRKTAILGPDADPKIKGMYYVKTTNRAPFSMD, via the exons ATGAATTGGACTTCATCTACTACATTTCTTGAACTTCACCCGTGCAATTTCTTTCTGTCTCTGGAATTGAAAATTTGGTTCG GTCCTCAGAGTGTGTATGACTTTACATTTTCATCGACGTCGACAGattctttaaaaattaatttggtgGTTGGGTCACCGTCTGCTTATCACATATACAATATAAGCCAAGCTATTTCTTTGCTGTCGGACAAAGCGTTTAGGAAGGATTATAAAACAGTATTATTCGTGCATGGGTATACTGATAGGCCAGACGGATTAGCAGCACCTAAGTTAGTTGCAGCTTATCAAACAAGAGGAAAACACAACATCTTGTTGCTGAATTGTAACTCTCTCACTGGATTTGAATATTTCAG ATCTTCAAGGGCAGTGCGTTACATCGGGAAACGGCTAGGCAATGTCCTATCCCAATTCTACAAATCCAAGTTTAATATGGATACTCTAGACTTGGTTGGTCACAGTTTGGGCGCTCAAATCCTTGGTTTTGCTGGAAAATCTTATCTAAAGTCGACCGGAAAGTTATTACCTCGTATAACAGCTTTGGATGTAGCAGCTGTTTGCTTCAAAGGTCTCAATAATGATGAACGGTTATTTAAGGGTGACGCTGAGTTCGTTCAGGTGTTGCATACAAACGCTGGGGGGATGGGAATGAGAGTGCCCGTAGGAGATATTGATTTTTACATAAACGGAGGTAATAATCAACCACCGCTCTTCGGCCTGATCTGCTTGTGGACATGCAGCCATAACAGAGCAGTCGACATATGGAAGTTTGCGGTAGAGAATCAAAATAAATTCGTTGGAACTCAGTGTTTCAATCTCAAAGAAATTGATCGGGATCGATGTTTTAAAAAGGGTAGAAAAACAGCCATATTAGGACCAGATGCCGATCCCAAAATTAAAGGCATGTATTACGTAAAAACCACAAATAGAGCACCTTTTTCCATGGATTGA
- the LOC143916301 gene encoding uncharacterized protein LOC143916301 isoform X1: MSSCVAWSGGAAVSASAAGYYGWAPTPAPAPAPLPPPPTSTPTPTPTPTPTPTFNFTSLPAPFQVPNPVPSCSNSNSNYSHAPQHIGELHMETEWGETRWIQSHNYNHNHIQNEARKRAAATPIHQQQKRLRTHRHEPPELTQMDRLDNYGRTTHNNPDISRCLMAYII, from the exons ATGTCCAGCTGCGTGGCTTGGTCTGGTGGGGCGGCCGTCTCGGCTTCAGCCGCGGGATACTACGGGTGGGCCCCGACGCCTGCGCCCGCGCCCGCGCCCCTGCCCCCCCCACCCACgtccacacccacacccacacccacacccacacccacacccacctTCAACTTCACCTCTCTTCCAGCTCCCTTCCAGGTCCCGAATCCGGTGCCCTCGTGCTccaactccaactccaactACTCGCACGCGCCGCAGCACATCGGCGAACTCCACATGGAGACCGAGTGGGGAGAGACCCGTTGGATCCAGAGCCATAACTATAACCATAACCATATCCAAAACGAGGCTCGCAAACGGGCTGCGGCCACTCCCATTCACCAGCAACAGAAACGGCTCCGCACTCACAGACACG AACCACCCGAGTTGACTCAAATGGATCGTTTGGATAATTATGGTCGAACGACGCATAACAACCCTGATATATCTCGTTGCCTAATGGCGTACATTATTTAA
- the LOC143916301 gene encoding uncharacterized protein LOC143916301 isoform X2: MSSCVAWSGGAAVSASAAGYYGWAPTPAPAPAPLPPPPTSTPTPTPTPTPTPTFNFTSLPAPFQVPNPVPSCSNSNSNYSHAPQHIGELHMETEWGETRWIQSHNYNHNHIQNEARKRAAATPIHQQQKRLRTHRHGRTPVSRRVITRSNLSHLASLFKVKLKCIN; the protein is encoded by the exons ATGTCCAGCTGCGTGGCTTGGTCTGGTGGGGCGGCCGTCTCGGCTTCAGCCGCGGGATACTACGGGTGGGCCCCGACGCCTGCGCCCGCGCCCGCGCCCCTGCCCCCCCCACCCACgtccacacccacacccacacccacacccacacccacacccacctTCAACTTCACCTCTCTTCCAGCTCCCTTCCAGGTCCCGAATCCGGTGCCCTCGTGCTccaactccaactccaactACTCGCACGCGCCGCAGCACATCGGCGAACTCCACATGGAGACCGAGTGGGGAGAGACCCGTTGGATCCAGAGCCATAACTATAACCATAACCATATCCAAAACGAGGCTCGCAAACGGGCTGCGGCCACTCCCATTCACCAGCAACAGAAACGGCTCCGCACTCACAGACACG GTCGAACACCGGTTTCCCGACGAGTGATAACACGTTCGAATCTAAGCCACTTGGCTTCCTTGttcaaagttaaattaaaatgtatcaattaa
- the LOC143916349 gene encoding gem-associated protein 5-like: MSELIIPPSPNWFLSNCLSVGADGYVVYGTLSTDIAILVPNKTSPLYFSDVKIIQSAHKDRVTCITLCPNWLTSRLFVSGADDGYVKLWNAETFSNNIAHNTHALKKESVISVVFLDANRILSIGSLSMLALWNIKSNNVQRDQNVMKFFKPICMSVCPHKPNTVAVGTRQGVVVVLSISDKISIVYKAPGHNAEITSLSWCPTLDCEYLDRYPLKTTTKQFKSNVSKSIQDRLERQIDSVEDDSRSLDEVVTKVDIIDEEQPKLELNDFLKDCKDTLELIKSSKNPESDFSDKQTTSSRLVEAFDEYGRSKLIPKIIKDEREKMNNSAMLNETLHTEDETFDGAADQSDIFDIYTDNDMDEFGHTKYISENEKNGLVPGVPVIPIVEKSKPIEKIVENEAVEQNEIDTLATTVNSMQLNDNEKVENTAVNEIEKTKDSFYLASCCKNGSLCIWRWGGTLILSQALNKTVKKKLVRRVTHPFGAIYWYKSSEIIAASKESQLISIKFSADDMKIAFRNVHNEHKRGLFRITSNVQGATIDADTVPIIWTASMDRLLAGHLINNNVTNVYSTLGGYVYDIQISPIDSTTFAIGAGDGTIRIWRLIHGKSDDNVKVKFIKQFWNNISGKVLNMAWHPTKEKCLAFTTYEGRIGLLDVSTESPAKLLPLSLCLGAFHICWDSANHLFACGGDILVVYDAMHPNKEPKKVAVKVCDENWETSTMTWTSRYLCVGSPQGGFALMKPEHPYEVVAATFPHKKRIQSIEWHPSAVSTDENESPCADLIAVTANSKNLVILKVIESEEETKLEVYLDLEIHSENIISICWSPHHNGHILSTSKDYTVQIWDVINKCLLHTFADHQNPALSAVWCPLSTKFVMSSGGDYTLRIWDINQHPPQENVGVKRKQKKKSTLARLREFDDNLATLQMEYEELNKTNASEADTKISNDIAGESLELATVSKSSDKKSHKKNYPLVNFWKEYRDISSGGCRQLFNRIKSGNADEIDYSDGLEYLKIYGKRDDIMGILINEQNFHKETYNWNALAIIGVLSGDLRGTIEYAASHNKLNTSLLCLAPSISNRFWKEMFTLYGSQIEGEDRKKSQDPSVDSLGKIWQGVLLITGNNIEEGCMALSAAGLHAEAVCAARARNADHIAEKHLKIWSDANIASSNFGKAAECLLSLGLVKEAAYVLGKSNEETELALAAEIAKHAGNSVLADSLSNNA, encoded by the exons ATGAGTGAATTGATAATTCCACCTTCGCCGAATTGGTTCCTCAGCAATTGTCTATCAGTGGGAGCTGATGGCTACGTCGTGTATGGAACTTTATCCACCGATATAGCCATCCTCGTACCGAACAAAACGTCTCCATTGTATTTCTCCGATGTAAAAATCATTCAGTCGGCTCATAAAGACAG GGTGACTTGCATTACTCTTTGTCCCAATTGGTTGACTTCAAGGTTGTTTGTATCCGGAGCAGACGATGGTTACGTTAAGTTGTGGAATGCtgaaacattttcaaacaaTATAGCTCATAATACGCACGCATTAAAAAAAGAG aGTGTAATAAGCGTGGTCTTTCTCGATGCGAATCGGATATTATCGATCGGCAGTTTGAGTATGCTAGCACTTTGGAATATAAAATCCAATAATGTACAACGTGATCAAAATGTTATGAAGTTCTTTAAACCGATTTGTATGTCGGTGTGTCCGCATAAGCCAAATACGGTAGCTGTGGGTACGAGGCAAGGAGTAGTTGTTGTTTTATCAATTTCAG ataaaatttcTATAGTATACAAAGCTCCTGGTCATAATGCCGAAATAACTTCGCTGAGCTGGTGTCCCACTCTCGACTGTGAATATTTAGACCGATACCCATTGAAGACTACTACAaagcaatttaaatcaaatgttTCCAAAAGTATTCAAGACAGACTCGAAAGACAGATCGATAGTGTAGAAGACGACAGTCGTAGTTTAGACGAAGTTGTAACTAAAGTTGACATAATAGATGAGGAACAGCCGAAATTGGAgttgaatgattttttaaaagattGTAAAGATACTTTGGAATTGATAAAATCGAGCAAAAATCCAGAATCAGATTTTAGTGACAAGCAAACTACGTCCAGCAGACTCGTTGAAGCGTTCGATGAGTACGGAAGGTCAAAGCTTATACCGAAGATCATTAAAGATGAACGAGAAAAGATGAATAATTCGGCAATGCTTAACGAAACACTGCACACTGAAGATGAAACGTTCGACGGAGCTGCAGACCAGTCtgatatttttgacatttatacGGATAATGATATGGATGAATTTGGTCACACTAAATACATatctgaaaatgaaaaaaatggactAGTACCTGGAGTACCCGTCATTCCAATAGTGGAAAAATcaaaaccaatagaaaaaattgtAGAAAATGAAGCCGTAGAACAAAATGAAATTGATACACTTGCTACCACTGTAAATTCAATGCAGTTGAATGAcaatgaaaaagttgaaaatactGCAGTAAATGAAATAGAAAAGACGAAAGATTCTTTTTATCTTGCAAGTTGTTGCAAGAATGG ATCTTTATGCATCTGGCGGTGGGGAGGCACATTAATATTATCGCAAGCATTGAATAAAACTGTCAAAAAAAAGCTTGTCCGAAGGGTAACACATCCATTTGGAGCGATTTATTGGTATAAATCTTCAGAAATAATCGCAGCATCGAAGGAATCGCAACTAATCAGCATCAAGTTTTCTGCAGATGATAT GAAAATCGCATTTCGAAACGTTCATAACGAACATAAAAGAGGTCTATTTCGAATCACTTCAAATGTTCAAGGCGCAACGATAGATGCCGATACTGTTCCCATCATATGGACAGCTAGTATGGATAGATTGTTAGCGGGACACTTGATCAATAATAATGTCACTAATGTTTATTCAACGTTGGGAGGATATGTCTACGATATTCAAATATCTCCAATCGATTCCACGAC GTTTGCCATCGGTGCCGGAGATGGAACGATCCGTATTTGGAGATTGATTCATGGAAAATCTGATGATAACGTTaaagttaaatttattaaacaattttGGAACAATATCAGCGGGAAAGTTCTCAACATGGCGTGGCATCCAACGAAAGAAAAATGCTTGGCATTCACTACATACGAGGGCAGG aTAGGATTGCTAGATGTATCGACGGAAAGTCCTGCAAAACTTTTACCACTTTCGTTGTGCTTGGGTGCTTTTCACATTTGCTGGGATTCTGCGAATCATTTGTTCGCATGCGGTGGAGATATATTAGTAGTTTATGATGCGATGCATCCCAATAaag AGCCAAAGAAAGTAGCCGTAAAAGTATGCGATGAAAATTGGGAAACTTCTACAATGACGTGGACCAGCCGATATCTATGCGTTGGATCACCGCAAGGTGGCTTCGCTTTAATGAAGCCTGAACATCCTTATGAAGTTGTTGCAGCCACGTTTCCCCATAA gaaACGTATACAGTCAATAGAGTGGCATCCTTCAGCAGTGTCTACCGATGAAAACGAATCTCCATGTGCAGATTTAATTGCCGTCACGGCCAATTCCaaaaatttagtaattttaaaaGTTATCGAATCAGAAG AAGAAACAAAATTAGAAGTATATTTGGATCTGGAAATTCattctgaaaatattataagtatatgCTGGAGTCCACATCACAATGGTCACATATTATCCACTTCTAAAGATTACACAGTACAG atttgggatgtaataaataaatgtctatTGCACACATTTGCCGATCACCAAAATCCTGCCCTTTCAGCTGTTTGGTGTCCTCTATCGACGAAATTTGTTATGTCTAGTGGTGGTGATTATACTTTGAGAATATGGGATATTAATCAGCATCCACCACAAGAAAATGTGGGCGTTAAAAGAAAAC aaaagaaaaaatcaacGCTTGCTAGGCTGCGGGAGTTTGATGATAATTTGGCAACGCTGCAGATGGAATATGAAGAGTTGAACAAAACGAACGCGTCAGAAGCCGACACTAAAATTTctaacgatatcgctggtgaaaGTTTAGAACTAGCGACCGTTAGCAAATCTTCAGATAAAAAATCTCACAAGAAAAATTATCCGTTGGTTAATTTTTGGAAAGAATATcgcgatatttcatcgggtggcTGTCGTCAATTGTTCAATAGAATTAAAAGTGGAAATGCCGACGAAATTGACTACAGTGATGGattggaatatttaaaaatatatggcaAGCGTGATGATATTATgggtattttaataaatgaac aaaaCTTTCACAAGGAAACCTACAATTGGAATGCTTTGGCTATAATAGGAGTATTATCTGGAGACTTGCGAGGAACCATAGAATATGCTGCTTCACATAATAAACTTAATACTTCTCTTTTGTGTTTAGCACCGTCAATTTCTAACAG attttggAAGGAAATGTTTACATTATACGGTTCTCAAATTGAGGGTGAAGACAGAAAAAAATCTCAAGATCCCTCTGTGGATAGCTTGGGAAAAATTTGGCAAGGAGTTTTATTAATCACCGGCAATAATATTGAGGAAGGTTGCATGGCTTTGTCGGCGGCAGGCTTACATGCCGAAGCTGTATGTGCCGCTCGTGCTCGCAATGCTGACCACATTGCAGAGAAGCATTTAAAGATATGGTCTGATGCTAACATCGCTAGCTCTAACTTTGGCAAAGCAGCAGAATG TTTACTGTCGTTGGGTTTGGTTAAGGAGGCCGCCTACGTATTGGGAAAATCGAATGAAGAGACTGAACTGGCATTGGCTGCTGAAATTGCTAAACATGCTGGCAATTCTGTTTTAGCAGATAGTTTATCAAATAATGCTTAA
- the LOC143917266 gene encoding uncharacterized protein LOC143917266, with translation MSTSHFASKLLVFALVAYNCIPLAPGGFLNINGLKNSLFNWTFAANACTANSGRLLNLVNLVCSTAQAVNSTARDACYGCFSRFVPLPQGQQQLVALSLCANMYFANTPYAGCATRLVVGNTAIYSSSPSQCTTGYCEFVQCLRRTNSDNLITQCSREVRAAGAVNITIDADNVRYFTNITSCVLAKSRCSLYNPITGDLQLPGVTNINKGKYRVQVPIYNSLQISPDGSLRVIAFPSTAIVSYVFCSSDPTLRQSNWINNECP, from the exons ATGTCAACATCACACTTTGCGTCTAAATTATTGGTTTTCGCATTGGTCGCGTATAACTGT ATTCCATTGGCTCCAGGAgggtttttaaatataaatggacTTAAaaattcattgttcaattggaCATTTGCGGCAAATGCGTGCACGGCAAACAG cgGAAgattattgaatttggtaaatttGGTATGCAGTACTGCTCAAGCAGTCAATTCAACAGCAAGAGATGCTTGCTATGGTTGTTTTTCTAGATTTGTTCCCTTACCACAA ggtCAACAGCAATTGGTAGCATTAAGCTTGTGTGCAAACATGTATTTTGCAAATACTCCATATGCCGGTTGCGCAACAAGACT AGTGGTCGGCAACACTGCAATATACTCCTCGTCTCCGAGTCAGTGCACAACAGGCTATTGCGAATTTGTCCAATGCTTGCGGAGAACCAATTCCGACAATCTT ATAACACAGTGCTCAAGAGAAGTACGAGCTGCCGGAGCTGTAAATATCACTATAGATGCTGACAATGTTCGCTACTTTACCAATATCACCAGTTGTGTTTTAGCTAAATCACGTTGCAGTTTGTACAATCCGATCACTGGTGATCTTCAACTACCGGGTgttacaaatattaataaaggcAAATACAGAGTTCAAGTGCCTATCTACAATTCTTTGCAAATCTCTCCGGACGGTTCTTTGAGAGTAATTGCTTTCCCGTCAACGGCAATTGTTTCGTATGTGTTTTGCTCTTCAGATCCAACTTTAAGACAATCGAATTGGATTAATAACGAATGTCCataa
- the Taldo gene encoding transaldolase — protein MTALEQLKKMTVVVADTGDFNAMNTYKPRDATTNPSLILSASGMEQYQPLITKALRYGKSKASNLDDQISETIDMLCVLFGCEILKIIPGRVSTEVDARLSFDKEASITKALKLIKLYKENGINKDRVLIKLASTWEGIQAARELEKKHGIHCNLTLLFSFGQAVACAEAGVTLISPFVGRIMDWYVSNTSQKSFAPLEDPGVISVTKIYNYYKTHGYKTEVMGASFRNVGEICALAGCDLLTISPKLLQELEDSKQPLEKMLDANSASLKCSLEKISLSEAEFRWELNEDQMATDKLSDGIRKFAVDSRKLESMLKKLA, from the exons ATGACCGCTTTAGAGCAGCTGAAGAAGATGACGGTGGTGGTGGCCGACACGGGAGACTTTAACG CAATGAATACATATAAACCGAGGGATGCTACAACAAATCCTTCGCTGATCCTTTCTGCTTCCGGAATGGAACAATATCAACCACTCATCACGAAAGCCCTACGATATGGAAAATCAAAAGCTTC GAATTTGGATGATCAAATTTCGGAAACGATAGACATGCTTTGTGTGCTATTTGGctgtgaaatattgaaaattattcccGGTCGTGTATCCACCGAAGTCGACGCAAG ATTATCGTTCGACAAAGAAGCGAGTATTACAAAAGCTTTGAAACTCATAAAATTGTACAAAGAGAATGGCATCAATAAGGATAGAGTTCTTATAAAATTGGCATCTACTTGGGAAGGAATCCAAGCGGCGAG aGAACTGGAAAAAAAGCATGGAATTCATTGCAATCTCACTTTATTGTTCTCATTTGGCCAAGCTGTAGCGTGCGCTGAAGCTGGTGTCACTTTGATCTCGCCATTTGTAGGACGAATCATGGATTG GTATGTGTCTAACACGTCTCAAAAATCTTTCGCTCCGTTGGAAGATCCCGGCGTAATATCGGTGACAAAAATCTACAATTATTATAAGACGCATGGCTATAAGACTGAAGTTATGGGAGCTTCCTTCAGAAACGTTGGGGAAATTTGCGCTCTTGCTGGATGCGATCTTCTTACCATCAGCCCTAAACTGTTACAAGAACTCGAAGATTCAAAACAGCCGTTGGAAaag atgttGGATGCCAATTCAGCATCTTTGAAGTGCTCTTTAGAAAAAATATCATTGTCTGAAGCAGAATTTCGTTGGGAGTTGAACGAAGACCAAATGGCCACCGATAAACTGTCTGATGGAATTAGAAAATTTGCAGTTGATTCACGCAAACTCGAATCTATGTTGAAGAAACTCGCTTAA